The Candidatus Methylomirabilota bacterium DNA segment GCTTCGATGAGCTCGAAGTTCGGCTCGTCGGGGACGTGCGGCGCGATCACCGGAGCAAAGACCGCGACGCCGACGACCAGGAGCGCGACGACCACGCCGGCGACGACCACGCCGCTGCGGGCCACGCGGCGCACCCGGCGACCCCACCGGAGGCCCTGCGCCCAATCCGCCCGCGCCGCGATCGCGTCGCTCACGGTCGTTGAGCGCCTACCAGGCAGGCCTGAACTTCCAGAAACCGCTAGCCCCCACGCGCATGGGGCCAAATCTAGCACGGGAGAGAACAGCGGCGCAGCCTTGGTTCAACAGCCCCGCAGATGCGAGGTCGACTAGCTCATCGACATGAGGAGCTTGACACACTCATCGGCCGCCTTGGCATCAGGCTCCGGCCCAACGGGCATCGTCGCAACAATCGAGGCCACGCAGGCCCAGGCGACAGCCGCTAGGCGAGCCTCGGGGCGACCAGTCGGATCAGCCAGAGCAGGGCGATCGCCCCGATGAACGCCGTGACCAGGCTCATGAAGACACCACCGCCGGCAACGCCCAGAAACGTGGAAAAGATCCAGCCCCCCAGGAAGGCACCGATGACTCCGACGACGATATCGCCGAGCACGCCGTAGCCATGGCCGCTGACGACCCGTCCCGCCAGCGCTCCTGCGATCAGCCCGATCACGATGAACAGCACAAGGTTCATGGTGTTCTCCTTTGTGTCTTCGACGTTGTCACACCTTCTGGATCAGGGCCTGGAGGTCCTCGGCGTGTTCCTCCTCGACGGCCAGGATCTCTTCGAGCATCCGGCGCGTCGTGGGATCGTTCTCGCCAA contains these protein-coding regions:
- a CDS encoding GlsB/YeaQ/YmgE family stress response membrane protein; this translates as MNLVLFIVIGLIAGALAGRVVSGHGYGVLGDIVVGVIGAFLGGWIFSTFLGVAGGGVFMSLVTAFIGAIALLWLIRLVAPRLA